A genomic window from Geovibrio ferrireducens includes:
- a CDS encoding type II secretion system protein translates to MRSGTKGFTLIELAIVLVIIGFALASGSSLLALAVKKKTAETDSARLVSAKNSLFSYSGFNGVLPAQEGFAPAVPYSSDFGGRPVVYIYDEALTSGDAVCRKKTARLEIRQCRNFGCTEYTQVKNIAFVTVSGGANANIQTGADEAGIIRIYVQGDAADDWAADGTRAEGYDDISEWVTLGELQARSGCSASRLRILNNELPQARTGRSYSAKFFADGGVPLESGGRYRWCLDALALKASGALEFSAFGSSVKMSSDCFNESESSWTAGDNVSITGTPPAGSSGSYYISVWVRDGNDPVGSDDSLANKRLVLTISE, encoded by the coding sequence ATGCGTTCAGGAACGAAGGGGTTCACTCTTATTGAGCTTGCTATAGTATTGGTTATAATAGGCTTTGCCCTTGCATCGGGGAGCAGTCTCCTCGCCCTTGCCGTTAAGAAGAAAACTGCGGAGACCGATTCCGCCCGCCTTGTTTCGGCCAAAAACTCACTTTTTTCATACTCCGGGTTTAACGGGGTGCTTCCCGCGCAGGAGGGGTTTGCACCTGCCGTTCCTTATTCATCGGATTTCGGCGGCAGGCCTGTTGTTTATATATATGATGAAGCACTGACATCGGGTGATGCCGTATGCCGGAAGAAGACTGCCCGCCTTGAGATCCGCCAGTGCCGAAACTTCGGCTGCACGGAATACACTCAGGTAAAAAATATTGCCTTTGTCACGGTGAGCGGCGGAGCAAACGCCAACATACAGACCGGAGCCGATGAGGCGGGGATCATCCGCATATATGTTCAGGGTGATGCTGCGGACGACTGGGCTGCTGACGGAACACGGGCAGAAGGCTATGACGATATAAGTGAGTGGGTCACCCTCGGTGAGCTTCAGGCGCGCAGCGGATGCAGTGCTTCAAGGCTCAGGATACTGAATAACGAGCTTCCTCAGGCACGGACAGGGCGGAGCTACAGCGCGAAGTTTTTCGCGGACGGAGGGGTTCCGCTGGAGAGCGGCGGCAGATACAGGTGGTGTCTGGATGCTCTGGCGCTTAAGGCCTCCGGTGCTCTTGAATTTTCCGCTTTCGGCAGCAGTGTAAAAATGTCCTCGGACTGCTTTAACGAAAGTGAATCCTCATGGACAGCGGGGGATAATGTGAGCATAACCGGAACACCGCCCGCAGGCAGCAGCGGTTCGTACTATATAAGCGTATGGGTTCGTGACGGCAATGACCCCGTCGGCAGTGATGACAGTCTGGCAAATAAAAGACTTGTGCTCACCATATCAGAATAA
- a CDS encoding HyaD/HybD family hydrogenase maturation endopeptidase codes for MNVLVFGAGNILLGDEGFGVHMIQHMEKNFEASENVELYDGGTMGIFATHKLEEAEHIIIIDTLDTDGEPGEIRTYGLDDIRLNRIPAKMSPHQIGLQEVLLISEVRGKVPESVKLLGIIPKSLEGNLELSPELQDKVAVVEKLLLDELGSHGITLKRKQNG; via the coding sequence ATGAACGTACTTGTATTCGGTGCAGGAAACATTTTGCTTGGCGACGAAGGCTTCGGAGTGCACATGATCCAGCACATGGAGAAAAATTTCGAGGCATCCGAAAACGTGGAACTCTATGATGGGGGAACCATGGGTATTTTCGCTACTCACAAGCTGGAAGAAGCCGAGCATATTATCATTATAGACACTCTCGATACAGACGGCGAACCGGGGGAGATACGTACCTACGGCCTTGATGACATCAGGCTGAACAGGATTCCCGCCAAGATGTCTCCTCACCAGATAGGTTTGCAGGAAGTTCTGCTTATCAGCGAAGTGCGCGGGAAAGTGCCCGAAAGTGTGAAGCTTCTGGGCATAATCCCCAAATCTCTGGAAGGCAACTTAGAGCTGAGCCCTGAACTTCAGGACAAGGTTGCTGTTGTTGAGAAGCTCCTTCTGGATGAATTAGGTTCTCATGGCATCACTCTGAAAAGGAAACAGAACGGCTAG
- a CDS encoding type II secretion system protein produces the protein MRSPLCPEKGFSLIELVFVLVIIGFLASFGYGMMKNARNYSAKRTTDAALREVLMKASAVIASSGKIPPASYFNGLTDGYGRSILTAAADEADLCSGFGGINISICLNADCSEKESGGTAAVFAASAGEDGRFTANTENGSVTIYPRSVQHDDVILWTGFAEAMAQAGCGNGSLKIVTPALPPVNGGSLYTAEIQSVPPAEKWCAESDGETAAILNISAGCADNASFISGTSMLISASTPSFTDSSIRRITVYAERGGTVSTASYAVPFYPDDTAGGTKPGIRLDSDDIYRRDQAGAETDAIELITDEKGGVDGFALAGGSSSGSVCLWINKVFDYKTTFRMYYEAETHYKDNDVQSLGSPFGGYGLAVFPSEYETKQLKCGLPGTTGLGYGGLSFGGAGFILETDLYPDRNFDFNLYPSPNHLAFVPCIYPTGGSKVCLGAHLHTALPSCPSGGCAEPASSSPNWFEDEKKHPMRLELHSGYSDGTCSQKSSGGGYILAKAWTDCSSCSDLSFNYTGSSPDAEYCLESEDKMNSIHIGFTFGSTAGSEITFDKILFSAD, from the coding sequence ATGCGTTCCCCTCTCTGCCCTGAAAAGGGCTTTTCGTTGATTGAGCTGGTTTTTGTCCTTGTCATAATCGGTTTTCTCGCCTCGTTCGGCTACGGAATGATGAAAAATGCCAGAAACTATTCTGCTAAAAGGACTACGGATGCGGCTCTCAGAGAGGTCCTTATGAAAGCATCGGCAGTGATCGCATCGTCAGGAAAAATCCCGCCGGCATCTTATTTTAACGGCTTAACGGACGGCTACGGCAGAAGCATTCTGACCGCTGCGGCAGACGAGGCTGATCTGTGTTCAGGCTTCGGCGGAATAAATATTTCCATATGCCTCAATGCGGACTGCTCCGAGAAAGAATCAGGCGGAACGGCTGCGGTTTTTGCCGCCAGTGCCGGAGAGGACGGCAGGTTTACCGCAAATACGGAGAACGGTTCAGTCACAATCTACCCCCGGTCAGTGCAGCATGATGATGTAATCCTTTGGACAGGCTTCGCTGAGGCTATGGCACAGGCCGGATGCGGAAACGGCTCACTTAAAATTGTCACTCCCGCGCTCCCTCCGGTGAACGGAGGTAGCCTTTACACAGCAGAAATACAGTCAGTGCCCCCTGCGGAAAAGTGGTGTGCGGAATCAGACGGTGAAACAGCCGCAATCCTGAATATTTCAGCAGGGTGTGCAGATAATGCAAGTTTCATCAGCGGCACATCCATGCTTATCTCAGCCAGTACCCCTTCATTCACCGATTCTTCCATCCGCAGAATAACAGTTTATGCCGAACGGGGCGGAACAGTGTCAACCGCCTCATATGCTGTGCCTTTTTATCCGGATGATACGGCAGGGGGGACAAAACCCGGCATAAGGCTGGATTCGGATGATATATACCGGAGGGATCAGGCTGGTGCGGAGACGGACGCAATAGAGCTGATAACAGATGAAAAGGGCGGCGTAGACGGCTTCGCCCTGGCAGGAGGCTCCTCATCCGGCTCTGTGTGCCTGTGGATCAATAAGGTATTCGATTATAAAACTACTTTCAGAATGTATTACGAAGCGGAAACACACTATAAAGACAATGATGTACAAAGCCTCGGCTCACCATTCGGCGGTTACGGTCTTGCGGTTTTCCCATCCGAGTATGAGACAAAGCAGTTGAAATGCGGCTTGCCCGGCACTACCGGGCTAGGTTACGGAGGGCTGAGCTTCGGAGGTGCGGGCTTCATTCTGGAAACAGACCTTTACCCTGACAGAAACTTCGACTTCAATCTTTACCCTTCCCCTAACCATCTCGCTTTTGTGCCGTGTATTTACCCCACCGGAGGCTCAAAAGTCTGCCTCGGCGCCCATCTGCACACTGCCCTTCCCTCATGCCCCTCCGGCGGCTGCGCTGAGCCTGCTTCCTCATCCCCGAACTGGTTTGAGGATGAAAAAAAGCACCCGATGCGCCTTGAGCTTCACTCCGGCTACTCCGACGGCACATGCTCGCAAAAATCCTCCGGCGGCGGCTACATACTTGCCAAGGCATGGACAGACTGCTCATCCTGCTCGGATCTCTCCTTCAATTACACAGGGAGCAGCCCCGATGCGGAGTACTGCCTAGAATCGGAAGATAAAATGAACAGCATCCACATAGGCTTCACCTTCGGCAGCACGGCAGGCTCGGAAATCACTTTCGATAAAATTCTCTTCTCTGCGGACTGA